In one window of Azotobacter salinestris DNA:
- the ispF gene encoding 2-C-methyl-D-erythritol 2,4-cyclodiphosphate synthase, with product MRIGHGYDVHRFAEGDFVTLGGVRILHRFGLLAHSDGDVLLHALCDALLGAAALGDIGRHFPDNDPQFKGADSRVLLRHVVALVREKDWRVGNVDATIVAQAPKMAPHIEQMRLLIAEDLQVSVEQVNVKATTTEKLGFTGREEGIAVHAVALLLPL from the coding sequence ATGCGTATCGGCCACGGCTATGACGTGCACCGCTTCGCCGAGGGAGATTTCGTCACCCTCGGCGGGGTACGAATTCTCCACCGTTTCGGGCTGCTCGCCCATTCCGACGGCGATGTGCTGCTGCATGCGCTCTGTGACGCGCTGCTCGGCGCCGCAGCGCTGGGCGATATCGGCCGGCACTTTCCGGACAACGACCCGCAGTTCAAGGGAGCCGACAGCCGCGTGCTGCTGCGCCACGTCGTGGCGCTGGTACGGGAAAAGGACTGGCGGGTCGGCAACGTCGACGCCACCATCGTCGCCCAGGCGCCGAAGATGGCTCCGCATATCGAACAGATGCGCCTGCTGATCGCCGAGGACCTGCAGGTGAGTGTGGAGCAGGTCAACGTCAAGGCCACCACCACCGAGAAACTCGGTTTCACCGGCCGCGAGGAGGGTATCGCCGTGCATGCGGTGGCCCTGCTGCTGCCGCTATGA
- the fghA gene encoding S-formylglutathione hydrolase — protein sequence MTLELLSSQKSFGGRHNRYRHRSDTLQCDMVFAVYLPPQAGQGGLLPVLYWLSGLTCTDENFMQKAGAHRLAAELGLVLVAPDTSPRGADVPGDPDGAWDFGHGAGFYLNASQEPWAQHYRMHDYVVHELPALVEAGFPVSDRRGISGHSMGGHGALVCALRNPGRYRSLSAFAPIANPINCPWGEKAFSRYLGADRKTWKSWDACALLAEARERLPILVDQGDADGFLADQLRPEALQAAAATAGYPLTVRLQPGYDHSYYFIASFIDDHLRHHATELNL from the coding sequence ATGACTCTCGAATTGCTCTCCAGCCAGAAAAGCTTCGGCGGCCGGCACAACCGCTACCGTCACCGCTCCGACACCCTGCAGTGCGACATGGTGTTCGCCGTCTACCTGCCGCCGCAGGCAGGGCAGGGCGGCCTGCTGCCGGTGCTCTACTGGCTGTCGGGACTGACCTGCACCGACGAGAATTTCATGCAGAAGGCCGGTGCGCATCGGCTCGCCGCCGAGCTCGGCCTGGTGCTGGTCGCACCGGACACCAGCCCGCGCGGTGCCGATGTGCCGGGCGATCCGGACGGCGCCTGGGACTTCGGCCATGGCGCCGGCTTCTACCTGAATGCCAGCCAGGAGCCCTGGGCGCAGCATTACCGCATGCACGACTACGTGGTGCATGAGCTGCCGGCCCTGGTCGAAGCCGGCTTTCCGGTGAGCGATCGGCGGGGCATCAGCGGACACTCCATGGGCGGCCATGGCGCGCTGGTCTGCGCCCTGCGCAATCCGGGGCGCTACCGCTCGCTGTCGGCCTTCGCGCCGATCGCCAACCCGATCAACTGCCCTTGGGGCGAGAAGGCCTTCAGCCGCTATCTGGGCGCAGACCGCAAAACTTGGAAGAGCTGGGATGCCTGCGCACTGCTCGCCGAGGCTCGGGAGCGTCTGCCGATCCTGGTCGACCAGGGCGATGCCGACGGCTTTCTCGCCGACCAGCTCAGGCCCGAGGCCCTGCAGGCTGCGGCGGCCACCGCTGGCTATCCCCTGACCGTGCGTCTGCAACCCGGCTACGACCACAGCTACTACTTCATCGCCAGCTTCATCGATGACCATCTGCGTCATCATGCCACTGAGCTGAATCTGTAG
- the ispD gene encoding 2-C-methyl-D-erythritol 4-phosphate cytidylyltransferase, whose amino-acid sequence MNISDLPFFWVVIPAAGIGSRMRADRPKQYLPLGGRTILEHTLDCFLGHPRLKGLAVSLAADDPYWPQLSCAADGRILRAAGGRERADSVFNALQLLAGQGADATDWVLVHDAARPNLARSDLDRLLAELADDPVGGLLAVPARDTLKRIDADGRVRETVERSVIWQAYTPQMFRFGALRQALGDALRAGVAITDESSAMEWAGHAPRLIEGRADNLKITRPEDLEWLARRWVDT is encoded by the coding sequence ATGAACATTTCCGACCTGCCATTCTTCTGGGTCGTGATCCCGGCGGCCGGCATCGGCAGCCGCATGCGCGCCGATCGTCCCAAGCAATATCTGCCGCTCGGCGGCAGGACCATTCTCGAACATACCCTCGACTGCTTTCTCGGCCATCCCCGCCTGAAGGGGCTGGCGGTCAGCCTGGCGGCAGACGATCCCTACTGGCCGCAGCTGTCCTGCGCCGCCGATGGGCGCATCCTGCGCGCCGCCGGCGGCCGCGAGCGTGCCGATTCGGTATTCAATGCCCTGCAACTGCTCGCCGGGCAGGGCGCGGATGCCACTGATTGGGTGCTGGTGCACGATGCCGCACGACCCAATCTGGCGCGATCCGACCTGGACCGGCTGCTGGCCGAACTGGCCGACGATCCGGTGGGCGGCCTGTTGGCGGTGCCGGCGCGGGACACCCTCAAGCGCATCGATGCCGACGGCCGGGTGCGCGAGACCGTGGAGCGTTCGGTGATCTGGCAGGCTTATACGCCGCAGATGTTTCGCTTCGGTGCGTTGCGTCAGGCACTGGGCGATGCATTGCGGGCCGGCGTGGCGATCACCGATGAATCCTCTGCGATGGAATGGGCTGGACACGCCCCGCGCCTGATCGAGGGGCGTGCGGACAACCTGAAGATCACCCGTCCTGAGGATCTGGAGTGGCTGGCCCGGCGCTGGGTGGACACCTGA
- a CDS encoding S-(hydroxymethyl)glutathione dehydrogenase/class III alcohol dehydrogenase gives MTIKSRAAVAFGPNQPLQVVEVDVEPPKKGEVLVRIVASGVCHTDAYTLSGQDSEGVFPCILGHEGGGIVEAVGEGVTSLQVGDHVIPLYTAECRECKFCKSGKTNLCQAVRATQGKGLMPDGTTRFSYQGQPIYHYMGCSTFSEYTVLPEISLARIPKDAPLEKVCLLGCGVTTGIGAVLNTAKATEGSTVAIFGLGGIGLAAIIGAKMAKALRIIGIDINPAKFEVARQLGATDFVNPKEHAKPIQEVIVEMTDGGVDYSFECVGNVQLMRAALECCHKGWGESTIIGVAGAGQEISTRPFQLVTGRVWRGSAFGGVKGRTELPSYVEKAQKGEIPLDTFITHTMGLEDINKAFDLMHEGKSIRTVIHF, from the coding sequence ATGACCATCAAATCCCGTGCCGCCGTCGCTTTCGGCCCGAACCAGCCGCTGCAAGTCGTCGAAGTGGATGTGGAGCCGCCGAAGAAGGGCGAGGTGCTGGTGCGCATTGTCGCCTCCGGGGTCTGCCATACCGATGCCTATACCCTGTCGGGCCAGGACTCCGAAGGCGTGTTTCCGTGCATCCTGGGTCACGAGGGCGGCGGTATCGTCGAGGCTGTGGGCGAAGGCGTCACCTCCCTGCAGGTGGGCGACCACGTGATACCGCTGTATACCGCCGAGTGCCGCGAGTGCAAGTTCTGCAAATCCGGCAAGACCAACCTGTGCCAGGCGGTGCGCGCCACCCAGGGCAAGGGCCTGATGCCGGATGGCACCACCCGGTTCAGCTACCAGGGCCAGCCGATCTACCACTACATGGGGTGCTCGACTTTCTCCGAGTACACTGTGTTGCCGGAAATCTCCCTGGCCAGGATCCCCAAGGACGCGCCGCTGGAGAAGGTCTGCCTGCTCGGCTGCGGCGTGACCACCGGCATCGGTGCGGTGCTCAACACCGCCAAGGCCACCGAGGGCTCCACCGTGGCCATCTTCGGCCTGGGCGGCATCGGTCTGGCGGCGATCATCGGCGCGAAGATGGCCAAGGCTTTGCGGATCATCGGCATCGACATCAACCCGGCCAAGTTCGAAGTCGCCAGGCAGCTGGGCGCCACCGACTTCGTCAACCCGAAGGAACACGCGAAGCCGATCCAGGAGGTCATCGTCGAGATGACCGACGGTGGCGTGGACTACAGCTTCGAGTGCGTCGGCAACGTGCAACTGATGCGTGCGGCGCTGGAGTGCTGCCACAAGGGCTGGGGCGAGTCGACCATCATCGGCGTGGCCGGCGCCGGCCAGGAGATCAGCACCCGGCCGTTCCAGCTGGTCACCGGGCGGGTCTGGCGCGGCAGCGCCTTCGGCGGCGTGAAGGGGCGCACCGAGCTGCCGAGCTATGTGGAAAAGGCGCAGAAGGGCGAAATCCCGCTGGACACCTTCATCACCCACACCATGGGCCTGGAGGATATCAACAAGGCTTTCGACCTGATGCACGAGGGCAAGAGCATCCGTACCGTCATTCACTTCTGA
- the ftsB gene encoding cell division protein FtsB: MSFLRSHYWLFVVLALLLGGLQYRLWVGDGSLAQVADLKRQIAEQQSENKLLHERNRILEAEVRELKKGMETVEERARHELGMVKDGETLYQLTK, encoded by the coding sequence ATGTCATTCCTGCGTAGTCACTACTGGCTTTTCGTCGTGCTGGCCCTGCTGCTGGGGGGGCTGCAGTATCGCCTGTGGGTGGGCGATGGCAGCCTGGCGCAGGTGGCGGACCTGAAGCGGCAGATCGCCGAGCAACAGAGCGAGAACAAGCTCCTGCACGAGCGCAACCGGATTCTCGAGGCCGAGGTGCGCGAGCTGAAGAAGGGGATGGAGACCGTCGAGGAACGCGCCCGCCATGAGCTCGGCATGGTCAAGGACGGCGAAACCCTCTATCAGTTGACCAAATGA